Proteins co-encoded in one Bacteroidales bacterium genomic window:
- the pyrH gene encoding UMP kinase, which translates to MKRILLKLSGESLMGNSAYGLDSTALAYYAGEIKKIVDKKIELGIVVGGGNIFRGVQGSSKGFDRIQGDYMGMLATTINSIAIQSVLSEIGIKTKLMSGLPIERVAEAMSSKQAIEYLEEGFVVIISGGSGNPFFTTDTAAVLRALEIKANVIIKGTRVDGVYDKDPEKYKDAVKYDSVSFDEAIEKNLRIMDQTAFTLCKENNLPIIVFDVNKEDNLVKLVSGEKIGTIVE; encoded by the coding sequence ATGAAACGAATTCTTTTAAAACTCAGCGGTGAATCCCTAATGGGGAATTCTGCTTACGGACTTGATTCTACCGCTCTTGCGTATTATGCGGGAGAAATCAAGAAAATTGTCGATAAAAAAATTGAGCTTGGTATTGTTGTAGGCGGAGGAAATATTTTCAGAGGTGTTCAAGGTTCTTCTAAGGGTTTTGATAGAATTCAGGGTGATTATATGGGAATGCTTGCTACAACTATTAACTCCATTGCAATACAATCTGTATTATCGGAAATTGGGATTAAAACGAAATTAATGTCGGGGTTACCGATTGAGAGGGTAGCAGAAGCAATGTCGTCTAAACAAGCAATTGAGTATCTGGAAGAAGGTTTTGTTGTAATAATTTCCGGCGGTTCGGGAAATCCTTTTTTTACTACTGATACTGCTGCCGTTTTAAGAGCGCTTGAAATTAAGGCGAACGTAATAATTAAAGGAACTCGTGTTGACGGAGTTTATGATAAAGATCCGGAAAAATATAAAGATGCTGTGAAATATGATTCGGTAAGTTTTGATGAAGCTATTGAGAAAAATCTTAGAATTATGGATCAAACGGCATTTACACTATGTAAGGAAAACAATTTACCTATAATTGTTTTCGATGTTAATAAAGAAGATAATTTAGTGAAATTAGTTTCGGGTGAAAAGATCGGAACAATTGTTGAATAG
- the secA gene encoding preprotein translocase subunit SecA, translating to MASFFKDLFGTKSDRDIKSIKPIVNKINKEFDTISQLSPDELRKQTIEFKKYIRESGKEYESKIAAIKQKINENPDMDADGKEKLYDEIDKIKEQLKEKHKEVLDEILPKAFAVMKATAKFFTENTEITVSATEMDRELAEKFGNVKISGDKAIYSNTWMAGGNPTTWNMIHYDVQLFGGVVLHQGKIAEMATGEGKTLVATLPVYLNALTGRGVHIVTVNDYLAKRDSEWMGVLYQFHGLTVDCIDKHEPNSEARRNAYNSDITFGTNNEFGFDYLRDNMTSDPEELVQRDHVYAIVDEVDSVLIDDARTPLIISGPTPKGDQQEYDQYKPAIRKLYEAQRAEVTKFLAEAKRLLVDEEPSNENQKLGGELLLRAHRGLPKNRALIKYLSEPGKKVLLQKTENIYLQEQGKKMHIIDDELFFVIDEKSNTIDITEKGMELLNTTVDDPTFYIMPDIGSDMAELEKLELQPIEKAEKKNEIIQNYTIKAERIHTVNQLLKAYALFEKDVEYVVIENKIKIVDEQTGRIMEGRRYSDGLHQAIEAKEDVKVEAATQTYATITLQNYFRMYEKLAGMTGTAETEAGEFWNIYKLEVVVIPTNRQISRLDHEDLVYRTKREKYNAVTDEIEKIVAEGRAVLVGTTSVEISELLSKLLARKKIPHNVLNAKLHQKEADIVAEAGKKGTVTIATNMAGRGTDIKLAPEVRDAGGLAIVGTERHDSRRVDRQLRGRAGRQGDPGSSQFFVSLEDDLMRMFGSERVASIMDRLGLQEGEVIQHSMITKSIERAQKKVEENNFGIRKRLLEYDDVMSGQRDVIYKKRKHALFGERLSIDISNMFYDAIETIVDTFQASNDFEGFKMELLTVTGTETNITLQEFSSQHADKVTEIVFDQVYQSYKDKCINIAEKVLPIIKHISETQPQYKNIIIPITDGRKQRGIVANIARCIENPNYEIPLSIEKSVVLGYIDENWKDQLREMDDLKQSVQNVVYEQKDPLLIYKLESFELFKAMIQKTNREVVSFLLRGNLPMMEDNSNVREAQKVKTANRQQLKEERKDLLSQAHSNTQGQQKHQPVRVEKKVGRNDPCPCGSGKKYKNCHGQYQDVD from the coding sequence TTTTGCAGTGATGAAGGCTACTGCTAAATTTTTTACTGAAAACACCGAAATTACCGTAAGTGCTACGGAAATGGATAGAGAACTTGCGGAGAAATTCGGTAATGTTAAGATATCCGGAGATAAAGCGATTTATTCAAATACCTGGATGGCAGGAGGTAATCCGACAACATGGAACATGATTCATTATGATGTACAGCTTTTTGGCGGCGTTGTGCTTCATCAAGGTAAAATTGCGGAAATGGCAACTGGAGAAGGAAAAACTTTGGTAGCTACTTTGCCGGTTTATCTGAATGCTCTTACAGGCAGAGGTGTACACATTGTTACCGTAAACGATTATCTTGCAAAACGTGACTCGGAATGGATGGGTGTTCTGTATCAATTTCATGGTCTTACTGTTGATTGTATTGATAAACATGAACCTAACTCGGAAGCCCGTAGAAATGCTTATAACAGTGATATTACTTTCGGTACAAATAACGAATTCGGTTTCGATTATCTTCGTGATAATATGACAAGTGATCCGGAAGAGCTCGTGCAACGCGACCATGTTTATGCAATCGTCGATGAGGTTGACTCCGTTTTGATTGATGATGCCCGTACTCCTTTGATTATTTCCGGTCCGACTCCAAAAGGCGACCAACAGGAATACGACCAATATAAACCTGCTATTAGAAAGTTATACGAAGCACAAAGAGCTGAAGTTACTAAATTTCTTGCCGAAGCAAAAAGACTTCTTGTTGATGAGGAACCGTCTAACGAAAATCAAAAACTCGGCGGAGAACTTTTACTTCGCGCACATAGAGGATTGCCGAAAAATCGTGCGTTGATCAAATATTTAAGTGAACCGGGTAAAAAAGTTCTTCTTCAAAAAACCGAAAATATCTACCTTCAAGAACAAGGTAAGAAAATGCATATAATTGATGATGAGCTTTTCTTTGTTATTGATGAGAAATCAAATACAATTGATATTACTGAAAAAGGTATGGAATTGTTGAATACTACGGTTGACGATCCTACTTTTTATATCATGCCCGATATCGGTTCCGATATGGCCGAATTGGAAAAATTAGAATTGCAACCGATAGAAAAAGCTGAGAAAAAGAATGAAATAATTCAGAATTATACAATCAAGGCGGAAAGAATTCACACCGTAAATCAATTATTGAAAGCTTATGCACTCTTCGAAAAAGATGTGGAATATGTTGTCATCGAGAATAAGATTAAGATTGTTGATGAGCAAACCGGACGTATCATGGAAGGTCGCAGATATTCCGACGGATTGCATCAGGCTATTGAAGCTAAAGAAGATGTAAAGGTTGAAGCTGCAACTCAAACGTATGCAACAATTACTTTACAGAATTATTTCAGAATGTATGAAAAGTTGGCCGGTATGACGGGTACCGCCGAAACGGAAGCCGGTGAATTCTGGAATATATACAAACTCGAAGTTGTTGTTATCCCGACGAATAGACAGATATCCCGCTTAGATCATGAGGATTTGGTTTATCGTACAAAACGCGAAAAATATAATGCCGTTACTGATGAGATTGAAAAAATTGTTGCCGAAGGTCGTGCCGTACTTGTGGGTACAACTTCCGTAGAAATTTCTGAGCTTCTCAGTAAATTACTTGCAAGAAAGAAGATTCCTCATAATGTGCTCAATGCGAAACTCCACCAAAAAGAGGCTGATATTGTTGCGGAAGCCGGTAAGAAAGGTACTGTTACTATTGCAACAAATATGGCTGGCCGTGGTACAGATATTAAGCTTGCTCCTGAAGTTCGTGATGCGGGCGGTCTCGCTATAGTTGGTACCGAGCGCCATGATTCACGCCGTGTCGACAGACAGTTGCGCGGTCGTGCCGGCCGTCAAGGTGATCCCGGAAGTTCCCAATTCTTTGTTTCTTTGGAAGATGACCTAATGAGGATGTTCGGATCCGAAAGAGTTGCTTCTATTATGGACAGGCTCGGATTGCAGGAGGGCGAAGTTATCCAACATTCAATGATTACAAAATCTATTGAACGTGCTCAAAAGAAAGTTGAGGAAAATAACTTCGGTATTAGAAAGAGATTATTGGAGTATGATGACGTAATGAGCGGCCAGAGGGATGTAATCTATAAAAAACGTAAGCATGCCCTTTTCGGAGAGCGACTGTCAATTGATATTTCCAATATGTTCTATGATGCAATTGAAACTATTGTTGATACCTTCCAAGCTTCAAATGATTTTGAAGGCTTTAAGATGGAATTATTAACTGTCACCGGAACAGAAACAAATATCACTCTTCAGGAATTTTCATCCCAACATGCGGATAAAGTTACTGAAATAGTTTTTGATCAAGTATATCAAAGTTATAAAGATAAATGTATTAACATTGCGGAAAAAGTTCTTCCTATTATCAAACATATTTCGGAAACTCAGCCGCAATACAAAAACATTATTATTCCTATTACCGACGGAAGAAAGCAGCGCGGTATTGTTGCAAATATTGCAAGATGTATTGAAAACCCGAATTATGAAATTCCTTTGTCGATTGAGAAGAGCGTTGTTTTAGGTTATATTGACGAAAACTGGAAAGATCAATTGAGAGAGATGGACGACCTTAAACAATCTGTCCAAAACGTTGTTTATGAACAGAAAGATCCTCTTTTGATTTATAAGTTGGAATCTTTTGAGTTGTTTAAAGCTATGATTCAAAAGACAAACAGAGAAGTTGTTTCTTTCTTACTAAGAGGTAATTTGCCTATGATGGAAGATAACAGTAATGTTCGTGAAGCTCAGAAAGTAAAAACCGCTAACAGACAACAGTTAAAGGAGGAAAGAAAAGACTTGTTGAGTCAGGCTCATTCCAACACTCAGGGACAGCAAAAACATCAACCCGTAAGAGTTGAGAAAAAGGTTGGCAGAAATGATCCTTGTCCTTGCGGCAGTGGTAAGAAATATAAGAATTGTCACGGACAATATCAGGATGTTGATTAG